In one Oreochromis aureus strain Israel breed Guangdong linkage group 2, ZZ_aureus, whole genome shotgun sequence genomic region, the following are encoded:
- the matr3l1.1 gene encoding matrin 3-like 1.1 isoform X4, with protein sequence MSQNYPYRKPPSDTDLRTDPGPYRSVDYRHSSADRDFYRQPQDSFSVSSSCPSSSSSRGSGVLQSSQDNVLSILSSCGLEPSDLALLAELPEDVLTIESLPHILRQIKCKKGTVKPFPPRAPSPPSSSSYPPSSTHQSAMSSSSSSRDWDQLHRTSVQYPLDHLPPPPPPPSEKLMDRWNNPITASSGRAELPPSSSLSSPLGYTVDFHRRQGPSDYGKTGPVPSYSPARRGDRAPSSQFSEAGPADYRSSALVTASPLPSKYQSKPQASRRDTSSTRSSQSSPSMPTRKEALDFHGKVPPTFPYSCSLCDITVLSQKVWVQHVTGRHHADGQLSLLQQFPNWDCRMQTVRRDDKSEKKKDGGKGAPAASQTSQSNSKSKQKKTLEKGKVVCIKFPSQSVDETYLRKLAEPFGKIIKVIMFPSLGFVEMGSVDQAKDLVKFHSNYPPTVNGEQIEFSISNAFNFLQSSRVVSFTPAPSGEDGKSDLITIIKRFGPPLYTLFLPSMAFVEMKNAPDAQKLVDYYLTNTLRINSDLICVSFSGEYKTLMRVSKAKRYEEENESTKKSTTKRTRSSSRDRTTENKKRRSRSRDKSSKEERTRTRSRSRDKSKEKSSRDAKTRSRSQDKLDRKRKSRTRSRSRDKSTSEKRTRSKSGSREKTKSNKESKKGSQEKNHRSRSRSRDKSKEKSNRDQKKRSISRDKSSRETKTKSTTQEKSSKERKSRSKSRSVEKSSRDKKSRSRERSSNNSSRHDGEKTAEPEKPDAASTSKEEPLEDSKPEVSNTEELEGEAALPGEESDIEGMEVIAEDGENLADDDEEALQEEEKKESPEERAPEKDEVKEVMGGEPGNEEKPASEKEIKKEEKEEVEESQETTETPLQEDSEDFPIDLENCITLDELEEDDSDDQGGESADEPKSTSKSSRVFYFGHLPPNYALFDFFQLLRNFGKVVRYYLIGNRREGFIEMSSSSAALKAVEELVSKTAIHNCPKLKARISTKYYRLDNGWVVHSDGSDDEDSRSRKREKRSKSKTSDRDETDRRSKGRKESPKKTSEKSGKKTPEKDSGSKKPPEKDSAGKKTPKKESASKKSPEKDIKNTLETKSTGKKTPEKDLPSKKSSDKDSTTKKTPAKKSTSRTTPENKSASRTTPENKSASKTTPENKSASKTTPENKSASRTTPENKSASRTTPENKSASKTTPENKSASRTTPENKSASRTTPENKSASRTTPENKSASRETSEEEFEYKKSPKRESLDKETPEKDLKNGLEKESAGRKALQKGSSCAEVPDSETSEPKGAPDNNSVPQTTLKTELKEENTQQNEEPAAYNAPPEKDYIKKETPQTFKQEEQETQIDVCMEAGPNGPAKPPPEQEAKPQCGPAEGAAEPQKPTKPVGTEFVRPVVGYFCNLCQLIFAEEDEAKQQHCSSLSHYSKYQEKTGKDPWTS encoded by the exons ATGTCTCAGAATTACCCGTACAGAAAGCCGCCGTCTGACACCGACCTCAGAACTGATCCCGGGCCTTACAGATCTGTGGACTACCGCCACTCCTCAGCGGACCGTGACTTTTACAGGCAGCCACAAGACTCCTtctctgtctcctcctcctgcccttCCTCGTCCTCGTCCAGGGGCTCTGGAGTGCTGCAGTCATCGCAGGACAATGTTCTGAGCATCCTGAGCAGCTGCGGTCTGGAGCCCAGTGATCTGGCGCTGCTAGCCGAGCTGCCCGAAGACGTCCTCACTATTGAGTCTCTGCCACACATCCTCAGACAGATCAAATGCAAGAAAGGGACCGTCAAACCTTTCCCTCCCCGGGCTCCGtctcctccttcctcttcctcctacCCTCCCAGCTCCACCCATCAATCCGCCATGAGCAGCTCCTCCTCTTCCAGAGACTGGGACCAGCTCCATCGCACGTCGGTCCAGTACCCGCTGGACCacctgccaccaccaccacctcctccctcGGAGAAGCTCATGGATCGCTGGAATAATCCGATTACCGCGAGCTCTGGCCGAGCAGAGCTGCCACCATCGTCATCCTTATCATCGCCGTTGGGGTACACGGTGGACTTCCACCGCAGGCAGGGCCCCTCTGATTATGGTAAGACTGGTCCAGTTCCTTCTTACAGCCCAGCGAGGCGAGGAGATAGAGCGCCGTCATCTCAATTCTCCGAGGCTGGACCAGCAGATTACAGGTCATCGGCGCTGGTGACGGCTTCTCCTCTTCCTAGCAAGTACCAGTCCAAACCTCAGGCGAGCCGCCGTGACACGTCCTCCACGAGGAGCAGCCAGTCCTCGCCCTCGATGCCTACACGGAAAGAAGCTCTGGATTTCCACGGGAAGGTCCCGCCGACGTTCCCGTATTCGTGTTCTCTGTGTGATATCACTGTGCTGTCACAGAAG GTTTGGGTTCAGCACGTGACCGGCAGGCACCATGCAGATGGACAGCTCAGCCTCCTGCAGCA GTTTCCTAACTGGGACTGCCGCATGCAGACGGTCCGAAG GGACGATAaatcagagaagaagaaagatggAGGAAAAGGGGCTCCGGCAGCTAGTCAAA CATCGCAGTCGAATAGCAAGTCGAAGCAGAAGAAG aCTTTGGAGAAAGGGAAGGTGGTGTGCATCAAGTTTCCGTCTCAGTCTGTCGATGAGACGTACCTCAGGAAGCTCGCAGAACCGTTCGGGAAGATCATCAAGGTCATCATGTTTCCGTCTCTG GGCTTCGTGGAGATGGGCTCCGTCGATCAGGCCAAAGACTTGGTGAAGTTTCACAGCAATTATCCTCCAACTGTGAACGGAGAGCAGATCGAGTTCAGCATCTCCAACGCCTTCAACTTTCTCCAG AGCTCCAGGGTGGTGAGTTTCACGCCCGCTCCATCAGGAGAAGACGGAAAATCCGACCTGATCACTATCATCAAACGCTTCGGCCCGCCACTCTACACCCTGTTCCTGCCGTCAATG gcgTTCGTTGAGATGAAGAACGCCCCTGATGCTCAGAAGCTGGTGGATTATTATCTGACCAACACTCTGAGGATCAACAGTGACTTGATCTGTGTCTCCTTCTCTGGAGAATACAAGACTCTCAT GCGGGTTTCAAAAGCCAAGAGGTACGAAGAAGAGAACGAAAGTACAAAGAAGAGTACCACCAAGAGGACAAGGAGCTCGAGCCGAGACAGAacgacagaaaataaaaaaagaaggtCCCGATCCAGAGACAAGTCCAGCAAAGAGGAACGGACCAGAACAAGGTCCAGGTCCAGGGATAAATCTAAAGAAAAATCCAGCAGAGATGCCAAAACTAGATCTAGGTCCCAAGACAAGTTGGATAGAAAAAGGAAGAGCAGAACCCGGTCCAGGTCCAGAGATAAGTCCACTAGTGAGAAGCGGACCAGGTCTAAGTCAGGGtccagagaaaaaacaaaatccaacaAGGAAAGCAAGAAAGGGTCCCAAGAGAAGAACCATAGAAGCAGATCCAGGTCCAGAGACAAATCGAAAGAAAAATCCAACAGAGACCAGAAGAAGAGGTCCATATCCAGAGACAAGTCCAGTAGAGAGACAAAAACCAAGTCTACAACCCAAGAAAAgtcaagcaaagaaagaaaaagcagaagcaAATCCAGATCTGTGGAAAAATCCAGCAGAGATAAGAAATCCAGGTCTAGAGAGAGATCCAGCAACAACTCCTCCAGACATGACGGAGAAAAGACGGCAGAACCAGAGaaaccag ATGCAGcatcaacatccaaagaagaacctCTCGAAGACTCCAAACCTGAAGTTTCAAACACAGAAGAATTGGAGGGGGAGGCAGC GTTGCCTGGAGAGGAGAGCGACATCGAGGGGATGGAGGTGATTGCTGAGGATGGAGAGAATCTGGCCGATGACGATGAGGAGGCTCTgcaagaggaagagaaaaaagagagtcCTGAAGAGAGAGCACCTGAAAAAG ATGAAGTAAAGGAGGTGATGGGTGGAGAGCCTGGCAATGAGGAGAAACCTGCATCGGAGAAGGAGATAAAgaaggaagagaaggaggaagtaGAGGAGTCGCAGGAAACGACAGAGACTCCTCTACAGGAGGATTCG GAGGACTTCCCTATAGACCTGGAAAACTGCATCACTCTGGATGAACTGGAAGAAGATGACTCTGACGACCAAG GTGGAGAATCAGCAGATGAACCTAAG TCAACATCGAAATCCAGCAGGGTTTTTTACTTCGGCCACCTGCCACCTAATTACGCCCTCTTTGACTTCTTCCAACTGCTGAGAAATTTTGGGAAGGTGGTGCGCTATTACCTGATTGGCAATCGACGAGAG gGTTTCATTGAGATGTCGAGTTCTTCAGCGGCCCTGAAAGCTGTTGAGGAGCTCGTCAGCAAAACAGCCATCCACAACTGCCCCAAACTCAAAGCCCGCATCTCAACCAAATACTACAGACTTGACAACGG ATGGGTTGTTCACTCGGACGGCAGTGATGACGAGGACAGTCGAAGCAGGAAGCGCGAAAAACGAAGCAAATCCAAGACCTCAGACCGGGACGAGACCGACAGGAGGTCTAAAGGGAGGAAGGAGTCCCCGAAGAAGACATCAGAGAAATCAGGCAAAAAGACTCCAGAAAAAGATTCTGGGTCGAAAAAGCCTCCAGAGAAAGACTCAGCAGGGAAAAAGACCCCCAAAAAAGAGTCCGCATCCAAAAAGTCTCCAGAAAAGGACATCAAAAACACCTTGGAAACGAAATCCACTGGGAAAAAGACTCCAGAGAAAGATTTGCCATCTAAAAAAAGTTCAGATAAGGATTCTACAACAAAAAAGACTCCAGCGAAAAAGTCCACATCCAGAACAACTCCGGAAAACAAGTCTGCATCCAGAACGACTCCGGAAAACAAGTCTGCATCCAAAACGACTCCGGAAAACAAGTCTGCATCCAAAACGACTCCGGAAAACAAGTCTGCTTCCAGAACGACTCCGGAAAACAAGTCTGCTTCCAGAACAACTCCGGAAAACAAGTCTGCATCCAAAACGACTCCGGAAAACAAGTCTGCTTCCAGAACGACTCCGGAAAACAAGTCTGCTTCCAGAACGACTCCGGAAAACAAGTCTGCTTCCAGAACGACTCCGGAAAACAAGTCTGCTTCCAGAGAAACTTCAGAAGAAGAGTTTGAGTACAAAAAGTCTCCAAAGAGGGAATCGTTGGACAAAGAGACTCCAGAAAAGGACCTTAAAAACGGCCTGGAGAAGGAATCCGCAGGCAGAAAGGCTCTTCAGAAAGGGTCATCGTGTGCAGAGGTTCCAGACAGCGAGACGTCGGAACCAAAAGGAGCTCCTGACAATAATTCAGTGCCTCAGACAACTCTGAAGACAGAACTAAAGGAAGAAAATACTCAACAAAATGAGGAACCAGCAGCTTATAACGCACCACCTGAAAAAGATTATATCAAAAAGGAAACACCACAGACATTCAAGCAGGAGGAGCAGGAAACACAAATAGACGTTTGTATGGAAGCAGGACCAAATGGACCCGCAAAACCACCGCCTGAACAG GAGGCGAAGCCCCAGTGTGGACCTGCAGAGGGCGCTGCTGAACCTCAGAAACCCACCAAACCTGTTG gGACTGAGTTCGTGCGACCGGTCGTTGGTTATTTCTGTAACCTGTGTCAGCTGATCTTCGCTGAAGAGGATGAagccaaacagcagcactgcagcAGCCTGTCGCATTACAGCAAATACCAg gaGAAGACTGGGAAGGATCCATGGACGAGCTGA
- the matr3l1.1 gene encoding matrin 3-like 1.1 isoform X2, which produces MSQNYPYRKPPSDTDLRTDPGPYRSVDYRHSSADRDFYRQPQDSFSVSSSCPSSSSSRGSGVLQSSQDNVLSILSSCGLEPSDLALLAELPEDVLTIESLPHILRQIKCKKGTVKPFPPRAPSPPSSSSYPPSSTHQSAMSSSSSSRDWDQLHRTSVQYPLDHLPPPPPPPSEKLMDRWNNPITASSGRAELPPSSSLSSPLGYTVDFHRRQGPSDYGKTGPVPSYSPARRGDRAPSSQFSEAGPADYRSSALVTASPLPSKYQSKPQASRRDTSSTRSSQSSPSMPTRKEALDFHGKVPPTFPYSCSLCDITVLSQKVWVQHVTGRHHADGQLSLLQQFPNWDCRMQTVRRDDKSEKKKDGGKGAPAASQTSQSNSKSKQKKVKKTLEKGKVVCIKFPSQSVDETYLRKLAEPFGKIIKVIMFPSLGFVEMGSVDQAKDLVKFHSNYPPTVNGEQIEFSISNAFNFLQSSRVVSFTPAPSGEDGKSDLITIIKRFGPPLYTLFLPSMAFVEMKNAPDAQKLVDYYLTNTLRINSDLICVSFSGEYKTLMRVSKAKRYEEENESTKKSTTKRTRSSSRDRTTENKKRRSRSRDKSSKEERTRTRSRSRDKSKEKSSRDAKTRSRSQDKLDRKRKSRTRSRSRDKSTSEKRTRSKSGSREKTKSNKESKKGSQEKNHRSRSRSRDKSKEKSNRDQKKRSISRDKSSRETKTKSTTQEKSSKERKSRSKSRSVEKSSRDKKSRSRERSSNNSSRHDGEKTAEPEKPDAASTSKEEPLEDSKPEVSNTEELEGEAALPGEESDIEGMEVIAEDGENLADDDEEALQEEEKKESPEERAPEKDEVKEVMGGEPGNEEKPASEKEIKKEEKEEVEESQETTETPLQEDSEDFPIDLENCITLDELEEDDSDDQGGESADEPKSTSKSSRVFYFGHLPPNYALFDFFQLLRNFGKVVRYYLIGNRREGFIEMSSSSAALKAVEELVSKTAIHNCPKLKARISTKYYRLDNGWVVHSDGSDDEDSRSRKREKRSKSKTSDRDETDRRSKGRKESPKKTSEKSGKKTPEKDSGSKKPPEKDSAGKKTPKKESASKKSPEKDIKNTLETKSTGKKTPEKDLPSKKSSDKDSTTKKTPAKKSTSRTTPENKSASRTTPENKSASKTTPENKSASKTTPENKSASRTTPENKSASRTTPENKSASKTTPENKSASRTTPENKSASRTTPENKSASRTTPENKSASRETSEEEFEYKKSPKRESLDKETPEKDLKNGLEKESAGRKALQKGSSCAEVPDSETSEPKGAPDNNSVPQTTLKTELKEENTQQNEEPAAYNAPPEKDYIKKETPQTFKQEEQETQIDVCMEAGPNGPAKPPPEQEAKPQCGPAEGAAEPQKPTKPVGTEFVRPVVGYFCNLCQLIFAEEDEAKQQHCSSLSHYSKYQEKTGKDPWTS; this is translated from the exons ATGTCTCAGAATTACCCGTACAGAAAGCCGCCGTCTGACACCGACCTCAGAACTGATCCCGGGCCTTACAGATCTGTGGACTACCGCCACTCCTCAGCGGACCGTGACTTTTACAGGCAGCCACAAGACTCCTtctctgtctcctcctcctgcccttCCTCGTCCTCGTCCAGGGGCTCTGGAGTGCTGCAGTCATCGCAGGACAATGTTCTGAGCATCCTGAGCAGCTGCGGTCTGGAGCCCAGTGATCTGGCGCTGCTAGCCGAGCTGCCCGAAGACGTCCTCACTATTGAGTCTCTGCCACACATCCTCAGACAGATCAAATGCAAGAAAGGGACCGTCAAACCTTTCCCTCCCCGGGCTCCGtctcctccttcctcttcctcctacCCTCCCAGCTCCACCCATCAATCCGCCATGAGCAGCTCCTCCTCTTCCAGAGACTGGGACCAGCTCCATCGCACGTCGGTCCAGTACCCGCTGGACCacctgccaccaccaccacctcctccctcGGAGAAGCTCATGGATCGCTGGAATAATCCGATTACCGCGAGCTCTGGCCGAGCAGAGCTGCCACCATCGTCATCCTTATCATCGCCGTTGGGGTACACGGTGGACTTCCACCGCAGGCAGGGCCCCTCTGATTATGGTAAGACTGGTCCAGTTCCTTCTTACAGCCCAGCGAGGCGAGGAGATAGAGCGCCGTCATCTCAATTCTCCGAGGCTGGACCAGCAGATTACAGGTCATCGGCGCTGGTGACGGCTTCTCCTCTTCCTAGCAAGTACCAGTCCAAACCTCAGGCGAGCCGCCGTGACACGTCCTCCACGAGGAGCAGCCAGTCCTCGCCCTCGATGCCTACACGGAAAGAAGCTCTGGATTTCCACGGGAAGGTCCCGCCGACGTTCCCGTATTCGTGTTCTCTGTGTGATATCACTGTGCTGTCACAGAAG GTTTGGGTTCAGCACGTGACCGGCAGGCACCATGCAGATGGACAGCTCAGCCTCCTGCAGCA GTTTCCTAACTGGGACTGCCGCATGCAGACGGTCCGAAG GGACGATAaatcagagaagaagaaagatggAGGAAAAGGGGCTCCGGCAGCTAGTCAAA CATCGCAGTCGAATAGCAAGTCGAAGCAGAAGAAGGTAAAGAAG aCTTTGGAGAAAGGGAAGGTGGTGTGCATCAAGTTTCCGTCTCAGTCTGTCGATGAGACGTACCTCAGGAAGCTCGCAGAACCGTTCGGGAAGATCATCAAGGTCATCATGTTTCCGTCTCTG GGCTTCGTGGAGATGGGCTCCGTCGATCAGGCCAAAGACTTGGTGAAGTTTCACAGCAATTATCCTCCAACTGTGAACGGAGAGCAGATCGAGTTCAGCATCTCCAACGCCTTCAACTTTCTCCAG AGCTCCAGGGTGGTGAGTTTCACGCCCGCTCCATCAGGAGAAGACGGAAAATCCGACCTGATCACTATCATCAAACGCTTCGGCCCGCCACTCTACACCCTGTTCCTGCCGTCAATG gcgTTCGTTGAGATGAAGAACGCCCCTGATGCTCAGAAGCTGGTGGATTATTATCTGACCAACACTCTGAGGATCAACAGTGACTTGATCTGTGTCTCCTTCTCTGGAGAATACAAGACTCTCAT GCGGGTTTCAAAAGCCAAGAGGTACGAAGAAGAGAACGAAAGTACAAAGAAGAGTACCACCAAGAGGACAAGGAGCTCGAGCCGAGACAGAacgacagaaaataaaaaaagaaggtCCCGATCCAGAGACAAGTCCAGCAAAGAGGAACGGACCAGAACAAGGTCCAGGTCCAGGGATAAATCTAAAGAAAAATCCAGCAGAGATGCCAAAACTAGATCTAGGTCCCAAGACAAGTTGGATAGAAAAAGGAAGAGCAGAACCCGGTCCAGGTCCAGAGATAAGTCCACTAGTGAGAAGCGGACCAGGTCTAAGTCAGGGtccagagaaaaaacaaaatccaacaAGGAAAGCAAGAAAGGGTCCCAAGAGAAGAACCATAGAAGCAGATCCAGGTCCAGAGACAAATCGAAAGAAAAATCCAACAGAGACCAGAAGAAGAGGTCCATATCCAGAGACAAGTCCAGTAGAGAGACAAAAACCAAGTCTACAACCCAAGAAAAgtcaagcaaagaaagaaaaagcagaagcaAATCCAGATCTGTGGAAAAATCCAGCAGAGATAAGAAATCCAGGTCTAGAGAGAGATCCAGCAACAACTCCTCCAGACATGACGGAGAAAAGACGGCAGAACCAGAGaaaccag ATGCAGcatcaacatccaaagaagaacctCTCGAAGACTCCAAACCTGAAGTTTCAAACACAGAAGAATTGGAGGGGGAGGCAGC GTTGCCTGGAGAGGAGAGCGACATCGAGGGGATGGAGGTGATTGCTGAGGATGGAGAGAATCTGGCCGATGACGATGAGGAGGCTCTgcaagaggaagagaaaaaagagagtcCTGAAGAGAGAGCACCTGAAAAAG ATGAAGTAAAGGAGGTGATGGGTGGAGAGCCTGGCAATGAGGAGAAACCTGCATCGGAGAAGGAGATAAAgaaggaagagaaggaggaagtaGAGGAGTCGCAGGAAACGACAGAGACTCCTCTACAGGAGGATTCG GAGGACTTCCCTATAGACCTGGAAAACTGCATCACTCTGGATGAACTGGAAGAAGATGACTCTGACGACCAAG GTGGAGAATCAGCAGATGAACCTAAG TCAACATCGAAATCCAGCAGGGTTTTTTACTTCGGCCACCTGCCACCTAATTACGCCCTCTTTGACTTCTTCCAACTGCTGAGAAATTTTGGGAAGGTGGTGCGCTATTACCTGATTGGCAATCGACGAGAG gGTTTCATTGAGATGTCGAGTTCTTCAGCGGCCCTGAAAGCTGTTGAGGAGCTCGTCAGCAAAACAGCCATCCACAACTGCCCCAAACTCAAAGCCCGCATCTCAACCAAATACTACAGACTTGACAACGG ATGGGTTGTTCACTCGGACGGCAGTGATGACGAGGACAGTCGAAGCAGGAAGCGCGAAAAACGAAGCAAATCCAAGACCTCAGACCGGGACGAGACCGACAGGAGGTCTAAAGGGAGGAAGGAGTCCCCGAAGAAGACATCAGAGAAATCAGGCAAAAAGACTCCAGAAAAAGATTCTGGGTCGAAAAAGCCTCCAGAGAAAGACTCAGCAGGGAAAAAGACCCCCAAAAAAGAGTCCGCATCCAAAAAGTCTCCAGAAAAGGACATCAAAAACACCTTGGAAACGAAATCCACTGGGAAAAAGACTCCAGAGAAAGATTTGCCATCTAAAAAAAGTTCAGATAAGGATTCTACAACAAAAAAGACTCCAGCGAAAAAGTCCACATCCAGAACAACTCCGGAAAACAAGTCTGCATCCAGAACGACTCCGGAAAACAAGTCTGCATCCAAAACGACTCCGGAAAACAAGTCTGCATCCAAAACGACTCCGGAAAACAAGTCTGCTTCCAGAACGACTCCGGAAAACAAGTCTGCTTCCAGAACAACTCCGGAAAACAAGTCTGCATCCAAAACGACTCCGGAAAACAAGTCTGCTTCCAGAACGACTCCGGAAAACAAGTCTGCTTCCAGAACGACTCCGGAAAACAAGTCTGCTTCCAGAACGACTCCGGAAAACAAGTCTGCTTCCAGAGAAACTTCAGAAGAAGAGTTTGAGTACAAAAAGTCTCCAAAGAGGGAATCGTTGGACAAAGAGACTCCAGAAAAGGACCTTAAAAACGGCCTGGAGAAGGAATCCGCAGGCAGAAAGGCTCTTCAGAAAGGGTCATCGTGTGCAGAGGTTCCAGACAGCGAGACGTCGGAACCAAAAGGAGCTCCTGACAATAATTCAGTGCCTCAGACAACTCTGAAGACAGAACTAAAGGAAGAAAATACTCAACAAAATGAGGAACCAGCAGCTTATAACGCACCACCTGAAAAAGATTATATCAAAAAGGAAACACCACAGACATTCAAGCAGGAGGAGCAGGAAACACAAATAGACGTTTGTATGGAAGCAGGACCAAATGGACCCGCAAAACCACCGCCTGAACAG GAGGCGAAGCCCCAGTGTGGACCTGCAGAGGGCGCTGCTGAACCTCAGAAACCCACCAAACCTGTTG gGACTGAGTTCGTGCGACCGGTCGTTGGTTATTTCTGTAACCTGTGTCAGCTGATCTTCGCTGAAGAGGATGAagccaaacagcagcactgcagcAGCCTGTCGCATTACAGCAAATACCAg gaGAAGACTGGGAAGGATCCATGGACGAGCTGA